Within the Corticium candelabrum chromosome 6, ooCorCand1.1, whole genome shotgun sequence genome, the region GTTCAAGTATCGCGGTAACCTTTTAACATTTTTTCTCGAACCGTGTTGCAAAGTTATTTAAATTAAGCTAAAAACTCGTTATGCGTTTCGTACAGACTTTGCAAGTTTGCTCTGAACCTTGTACATGCGCAGTACAACAAAGAGATCAGGAGAATTTGACATATTTCTTGAGATGGCAAAACTCTGTTGCTATACCAATCTAATAGCGATTGTAGTAAGAGATAATAATCAGATTTTTAGCTTTACTGTTTGAAAACCAAACCATGTCATTCGCTGTAAACATTTTCATTCGTTGGTACAAAAATGCAACACATATAATGTATATAATGTTCACGAAATCTTACATGTTCTAAAACTTAGTTGTCACTCTAATAGACGTCACTTTGTGCAGACTGCGCATGTCAGTTCTCGACCGTTTACGTATGGAGGACAAGGAAGAGATCCACACGTGGCCTCTACGGGATGGAACAAGTTGCcgttattgttgttgctacTGCCAGTAGGCTCTGCGTTGTGGTcgacacacacgtacatgttCCTTCCATGATGAGTATGGTGTTCTGCCATGAGATATCCATAATATGCTCTACTCCATCCAGTGGGACAGATGTTCTTTGCTGGTAACATAAATTGAGTGTTTTTATTGGCATCgtaacacacagcacaaggaACCTCGTACTGGTACAATGCTTTATTGATGAATGGTTGAATGCCATTACCAAGTTCATATTCTGATCCATAAATATAGGTTGCTCCTTGGTGACCGTCTTTGTAATATCCCCATACAGGATCAAGTGGAAGACACTGAGTGTTAGCTCCACCTCCAGAATGACTGTAGTGTGATCCAGCAGCGATACCCGAATATAGAGTTTGAACGCCAAGAGCAGAGCAATGTTTTCTTCCCCATTGAATATACGTGGTACCCGTCAATCCGGATCTAGCCGCTAAAAATAACATCAAAGTTTTGCACCTATATACTATTAGTTTATACAGAATTAACATATTTAGTAATGTGCTAAATATAACTTATACTAGCATGCCCATTTACAAATCGTCTTACGTCTTCCTGCGTCACCTTTTTCTCCCTTACTTCCATCAGCTCCTTTTTCTCCTTCAGGCCCTGATTTCCCTGAAATGCCAGGAGCACCTGGACTTCCTTATAATTTTCAGTACATAAATTTGCAAATTAGATTGTTTTGCGTTTTCTGTTATAAGTATTAATAACTGTTACCTGTCCCAGTGTCTCCCCTTGATCCTTTGACTCCTAATCTTCCAGGTAAGCCTGGAATTCCAGGAATTCCTTGAATTCCTACACGCcaaaataaatgaaaataCTATTTTGTATAATCTATTTTTAGTAACTCTTCACCGTCTCTTCCATTAAGTCCTAAAAGTgcaaaaatacaaaatcatatatatatatatatatatataaagttaTTGTAGTTTTATGTGTCTTACCGTCTCTTCCAGGAGGACCACGTGGACCTgttaaacaatacaacaaagcGTGAGATAAAAAGAAAATACTTTTCCACAAATTTGAACAAACCCGAAACGTAGTGtatttgactgtttgtattttttgtaTCCTGTTAAACAAGCGTTCGTGAATGAAATTTATTAAACGCTCATCAAAATTATTGCAATTGTTTACCTGTGTTGGTGTGCTACTGCTGCTTACAACTACAACGAGAGCGGCACTTGTCATAATAAAAATGACGACATTGCATGTCGAAACTGTCATCGTATTCTCCAAGAAATCTCTTGCACTTGACTCTTTCTTGAACCAAATAGGCGGTCGTCTGCACTGCGATGCACTGAACTGAGTTTGTGTGCTGCAGTCGCTCTTTATATCTACTCTAGACAGTCGTACAATACACGGGAGTACGTGTTACCCGCTGTTTACTACAACACGACTCACGACACTTTGAGTCCCACGCAGACAATGGTGCAATAGCAATGACGTAATTTCTGGTTTTGTTGGCTAGATTATTGACGAAGTAACGGATGAAAGTTACACACTGGTATTTTCTATGAAATTTTATTGCTTTTTCAACCATTGTATGCATAGACGTTTTGATGCTAGGCTTGAGTCTTGATTGTGTGATACGTAGGATTATACTAACGAGACGTCTCACGTGATCATAGACGCAATTAGGTCGGTACATACCCGTTGTTTGCCGTGCATTACAGACGCAATCATTTCAAGATTGCGTCAATGACActctaattaaattatttaagcgTAAGATGACGTCAATCTTGCATTAATCTTTACCGACATTCAATTATGTTAGAATCGGTGCAAACTACGATTTTCTAATCTAcgttataaatatatttaatgtTTCCTACGACTGTTGTTGAAGGAACATTCTAGGTAAAGCTGTGGTGCATACTTTCGACCACAAAGCCACACCTAGCAACCACACCTTCGTAACGCCGCGTGACAACCACAAGATTGCAAAACATTACAATATCACACAACGAGTTCAGAGTCTTCCGTTTTCTGCAGAGTTACGCATCTCATAAACTAACCTCTAGACAAATCACTGTTCTATTGGAAGTTGTTACAACAGACCTAGGCATTTCTGTGtgaaatcacgtgatcaaaaaTCTCGATGTTACCTAGAGCCGAGCTGTTTCACTCTTATTTCGGACTTCAAACGTCTTGATATCCACTGCACTCCGCTTCCTCTTGTTTTCGCTTCTCGAAATCAGATTTACACAACGTTTCTTGCCGAAGATGATCGACTCACGATCAGTGGTGAACGCCTCCCACAAACGGCTTTCTTCTGCTCTCAACGAATCTGTCTTCTGGCGATAACATTGAACGAGATTTTCATGCGTTTTCCTTCGGCTGTAACAAGAAATGCGATTTTACAAACCGTTCACGAGATCGATTAGAGGAAGACAACGTACGTTCAACGGAGTTTCACCAAGATGGAGGTTTTGCGTATTGAGCTCAGAGTATCGGTCAATTGCTCAGCCCACGGATGGCGTATCGAGATGAAACTTAGTGTACAACGTCGCCAGCTAGTTGTAGACCAATCCTAGCTACGCTATCGAAGTAGGCCGTTAGTCTTCTTCCTAGGACACTAGTTTAGGTCCAAAGTTTGAAAGGAAAGTAATCCAGCAAGACTTACTAACCGATGAGTGCGTGGTTTACTGTAGCAACTCGAGAACAGCGTGCAAAGATCGCGATCGTTTGGGACTCCGAGGATGCAATTCCGAGGAAAGAAAGCACACGAAAATAGTGTACACAAAATTTTACTGCAAGAGGACGGAGTCAATGTGGTTGCCATGTCTAGAAGTTTAAATTAGACCGTTAGCAGTTCAAATTTAGTATATAAAATTGTTTTTATAAGATGTACCTAGATATGTAATATCTTTCAAGTTGtctaaattttaatgttttaacAAATTTGATAGCATCAAATATTTGCGTAAACTTTCATGTTTAATAAAAGGACGGGTATGCTAGAACTTTGTACAATGATGTAATTCCTGCTGTTGTTGACTAATTACATTAGCGGAGATCGAATCAttgtacagacagataacatttaatttttgaaatttttttaTAGAAATTACTGCAGTCTCGAGTATTTTATACGCAAGTTTGATGCTAGCTTGTGCCTCGATTGTGAGTAGATGTTGGACACTACGAACATCTCACGTGACTATAGATAGACGTGTTTTTGTCTACTCACCTTTCCGGCACGTCATATTGCCGTAGATTAGACATGCAACGCAGTCAGTTGCCGTAAATTAGATGCACCATCATTTCTACGATTATATCTAGATATGTTTTAGTATCTATGTGTAAGTTGGCATCAATCCACGCCCCTCCGATTTCGCCACGCCCCTCCCCTAACGCTGCTAGTAGTGACTCAGTCTTGCAtctattttctgtttgtgaatCGTAGCTCAAACGTcacataatataatttgtgTAGAGCTATTACACTGTGTAATATCTGTACAATAATTTACGTCATCATGTAAGTCACGTGTCTCTGTACGGGATTTCGGCGGTCTTGCAGTCGCTCAACCATCCATTCACCGACCAGATCAACTGAACGACCACGTTTCTCATTCTCGTCCGATTTACAATTCGTCTAATTGTTATTTCGTATCTAACGTTCCACTATGATCGGATCGAAGCCCGGTATCGTGTTGTCACTTGGAAGCTTGGGCTTTGTGAGTCAAATTTAAGTTTTTCATCTTAGAATACGACAAGACAACGTTTTAGTGTTTTTCTGTATTACCAGCTAATGTTTCCTTGTTTTAGGTGTTGGGGGTGTCTTTACTCGGACTAGGAGCTACTGCAAGTGAACATCATGTCAGAATAATTGCACATAATTCTATtctgtttaatattaattctaaatttaaaataaattgaattttgtaaatttttaataattacaatttatttttaaatatttgtatagtttttattttttaattaagctttttagtaatatataaaaattatagtAAATATGTACTTGCTAACTAAATATTTTATGAAATTCTAGCATTATTTCATGGCTTGGTAATGCAAATATGGTACAACTTTGTAATtgcttgttagtttgttaTTTAAGTAATTAAACATGTCATTagtataatatttaataattgaCTTATTAAAAGTTTTTGACCCTTACCTAAAATACCAAATATATTGcttataaatttataaaaatttcTTAGTAATTTACAATTTCtagaaatatatttatattatatattttaaaatctTATTTTTTAGACCGCCGTAGTTatcttttgtatttgtaaattttgttaTGTTGTGTGTTAACATTGACTTGTGTGTGTTAAAAtggtttgctgtttttgtttaGAGACGCTACACTGCCAACTTCTCTTTGAGTGACTCGATGTATTGGACGTGTATTCCGGCAATGTTGGCTGCTAGTGGATTTTTGCTAATCTCTTTATCAGTATGGACAATAAAGAAAGGAAGAGTTTCAAAGAAGGTATCAATGATGTCATCTAACATTTTTTGGTTTATTCCATTTTACTCTTTCTGCTTACAGCTTGTATTTCTAAGTATGCGTCTATTTATCTtcatgattgtttgtctgtttgtctgtccttttgtcaGTCCGCATTTTTTGAGCAAcaatctctctgtctgtctgtctgtctgtctgtctgtctgtttgtctgtctctctgtttactTCTATTTGCTTCATcgtttttctgtttcttcgtAAATTGATAAATCTAAACCCGTTATAGGTGAatgttgctgtgtttgtagATTGCAATTGCATCAATCGTGGTGGTGATTGGAATGGTGGTGCTACTTATTGCTGCGTTCGTTCACACGGGAATGGTGAGTAGCTACTAGTCACGTATAAGTATAGACGATTACCCTTCTTAGTTGcgcgctctctctctctctctctctctctctctctctcacacacacacacacacacacacacacacacacacctacttGGACGTTAAATTTAACTAAAACATGATGTCGTCATAGGTACTAATGGATTTAGAAACAACAATGCTCAATTCCATGCTGAAATACAATCAAGACAACAAGATCACAATAGAATGGGACAACATTCAAGACAAATTTGTACGTCTCTAACGACCCAAGTCTACACACGTGTGTCCAAATTGTATCTTTGTGTAGCCAAAGTGTTGTGGAACGCACGGACCCAACGACTGGAAGATAATTCCCATTGACCCTCTTCCGGTCAGCTGCTGCACTTGGAGGATTCCAAACTGCACTCACCTCGATTCCCCTTACTTGCGAAAAACAGTAAGAGCAAACTGTGATATACAGTATTTCAAAGGGTTAACGCTATTTTTGTGCAACAGGGTTGCTATGAGAACGTAGTGCGCGTTTACGACTTGTGGGAAGCTACTGCCGGACTGGCAGCGGCATTAGTTGTTTATCAGGTTTGAGTTGTTTTttataattaacttaatgtaattaacttaacgacctaaatgcatgcatgacagTATGTATACTGACAAACAGCTGGTCTTGGTGCATAGCATGACGGACAGACTCGTTTACTAATTTGAAGgattgtaaattaattaattttttcatatttttcaattttttatttaaatttttttcaAACTTGTGGTGCAAGGCCGGTTTGTTGGTTTCGTTTGCAATGCTAGACTGGTCTCTCTACCGTTTCTTTCCTTTGGGAAGTGACTATTGAGCCAGTTGCCCGCGATGCCTAATGATTAATGCCAATTGCGCTTGCCAATTGCCAAGAGAACAtgccaagtgtgtgtgtgtgtctgtgtgtgtgtgtgtgtgtgtgtgtgtgtgtgtgtgtgtgtgtgtgtgtgtgtgtgtctgtgtgtgtgtgtgtgtgtgtgtgtgtgtgtgtgtctgtgtgtgtgtgtgtgtgtgtgtgtgtgtgtgtgtgtgtgtgtgtgtgtgtgtgtgtgtgtgtgtgtgtgtgtgcagactATTGTCTTTCCAGACGACAGGTTATCCTACTATTGGAGAGCAGTCTTTCAGTGGTCTGAAAGCATATTCGTTAGCTACCGATTTTAGTAAGTATATGGTCTTCTAGTATATTTATTGACGTTCGGTTTTTAGTGCAAGCGGCTACAAAGTACATGCTGCTTCAATCTTTtacttaataattaacaaaaaaatttatatgtaaatcatgacgtcatgacgGCCACATGACAGTATGTATTGTTCAGTAACAATAGTAAAAGTCACAGCAGTCATGCTTAACTTCAAACTGTTTAGTAATCTGCTAACCTCTATTTGTATGATAGAAAGATAAATCCAGTAGACGGTTTACATGTGTCTATATTTCTCTCTGAATTTAGTCTCAGCCAGTATTGATTTACTCATAGAGACGTAGGAATGATTCGAGGCTCTAATTTAAAGCACAGGCACTCATTGTAGCATTTGAGAGTGAAGGCTGATTCAC harbors:
- the LOC134181502 gene encoding short-chain collagen C4-like, with the translated sequence MTSAALVVVVSSSSTPTQDTKNTNSQIHYVSGPRGPPGRDGLNGRDGIQGIPGIPGLPGRLGVKGSRGDTGTGSPGAPGISGKSGPEGEKGADGSKGEKGDAGRPARSGLTGTTYIQWGRKHCSALGVQTLYSGIAAGSHYSHSGGGANTQCLPLDPVWGYYKDGHQGATYIYGSEYELGNGIQPFINKALYQYEVPCAVCYDANKNTQFMLPAKNICPTGWSRAYYGYLMAEHHTHHGRNMYVCVDHNAEPTGSSNNNNGNLFHPVEATCGSLPCPPYVNGRELTCAVCTK
- the LOC134181351 gene encoding tetraspanin-9-like, with product MIGSKPGIVLSLGSLGFVLGVSLLGLGATASEHHRRYTANFSLSDSMYWTCIPAMLAASGFLLISLSVWTIKKGRVSKKIAIASIVVVIGMVVLLIAAFVHTGMVLMDLETTMLNSMLKYNQDNKITIEWDNIQDKFPKCCGTHGPNDWKIIPIDPLPVSCCTWRIPNCTHLDSPYLRKTGCYENVVRVYDLWEATAGLAAALVVYQAIFVGVGVWIDRRE